In Verrucomicrobiota bacterium, a single window of DNA contains:
- a CDS encoding PQQ-binding-like beta-propeller repeat protein translates to MRCFLLVFLFLLAVAKLGAEPAWPEWRGPLGTGVTPAKGPTSLDPKKDLRWKVTLPGRGTSTPAVAEGRVFLTAPIDGKDAALCYSLENGELLWQAVFDRVREPRHRLGSSANPSPVTDGEFVYCYFKSGTLMALDLEGQVQWEVNIQKTYGKDTLGFDLGTSPVLIDEVLLIAVIQRGDPFLLGLDPKTGRRLWKTDRDYQVASESAATYSTPAVAESPAGKLILSFGADRLSAHEARSGKFLWDVAGFNPENRGNWRTIASPVVAGNTAIVTYGRGDFLAGVRFDEKGGEMVWNRRSDGNDVPTPATTGNLVWVLSGRGNLECLEADSGERLWDHTFPKTRGKYWSSPVLAGSTIYCVRDDGTVFTGTVTARDGLEKVQSFSLGEEIIASPVVVEGICLIRTQESLFCFEG, encoded by the coding sequence ATGAGGTGCTTTCTTCTTGTTTTCCTCTTCCTTCTCGCGGTGGCCAAACTGGGGGCCGAACCCGCTTGGCCCGAGTGGCGGGGTCCTTTGGGCACCGGCGTGACTCCGGCCAAGGGGCCCACTTCTCTCGATCCCAAGAAAGACCTCCGCTGGAAGGTGACGCTGCCAGGGCGGGGAACCTCCACTCCGGCTGTGGCCGAGGGGCGGGTTTTTCTGACGGCGCCCATCGACGGAAAGGACGCGGCGCTTTGTTACTCGCTCGAAAATGGCGAGCTTCTCTGGCAAGCGGTCTTCGATCGTGTGCGAGAGCCTCGCCACCGGCTCGGGTCAAGCGCCAACCCCTCCCCGGTCACGGATGGCGAATTCGTCTACTGCTACTTCAAAAGCGGCACCCTGATGGCCCTCGACCTCGAGGGGCAGGTCCAGTGGGAAGTGAATATTCAAAAAACCTACGGCAAGGACACCCTCGGCTTTGACCTCGGCACTTCGCCAGTGCTGATCGACGAGGTCCTCTTGATCGCCGTCATCCAGCGCGGCGACCCCTTCTTGCTCGGGCTCGATCCCAAAACCGGCCGTCGCCTTTGGAAGACCGATCGCGACTACCAAGTCGCCTCGGAGTCAGCGGCCACCTACAGCACCCCGGCGGTGGCCGAAAGTCCTGCTGGGAAACTCATTCTCTCCTTTGGGGCGGATCGGCTGAGCGCTCACGAAGCTCGTTCCGGAAAATTTCTTTGGGACGTGGCCGGCTTCAATCCGGAAAATCGAGGCAACTGGCGCACCATCGCTTCGCCCGTGGTGGCGGGCAACACCGCCATCGTGACCTACGGAAGAGGGGACTTTTTGGCCGGGGTTCGCTTCGATGAAAAAGGCGGGGAAATGGTCTGGAATCGACGAAGCGATGGCAACGACGTGCCCACCCCAGCCACCACCGGCAACCTAGTCTGGGTCCTGAGTGGGCGGGGCAACCTGGAATGCCTGGAAGCCGATTCCGGAGAGCGCCTCTGGGACCACACCTTCCCGAAGACCCGTGGAAAATACTGGAGTTCGCCCGTCTTGGCCGGGAGCACGATTTACTGCGTCCGCGATGACGGCACCGTCTTCACCGGGACGGTCACGGCCCGCGATGGGCTGGAAAAGGTGCAAAGCTTTTCCCTGGGCGAAGAGATCATCGCCAGTCCGGTGGTGGTAGAGGGGATCTGCCTCATCCGGACCCAAGAAAGCCTCTTCTGCTTCGAAGGATAG
- a CDS encoding glycosyltransferase, translated as MLFPLLLVCALIPATLFLLNFPLYRKTPQGAELGKSLGPVSLLIPARDEESNLPACLQSIQAASEGVEIEVLVLDDASTDRTPEIVEEFAREDPRIRYESAPPLPPGWVGKPHACGILAQRARYDRLLYLDADVRLEKGAIARILAFQDQTQAEYVSGFPRQITGTLLEKLLIPLIQWVLLGFLSLLAMRLGKNANMAAGCGQLLLVKRAAYQATGGHHAISQTVHDALQLARLFRKHGYRTDLFDATDLAHVRMYDNARDVWEGLRKNAREGVAWFPLLPFVTLLLLAGQVAPFALLPLSFGWMTVATLVAIYLPRLLAWGRYRQSLLGAILHPVGILLFLAIQWHAIFVPRATWRGRTVN; from the coding sequence TCTGCGCCCTCATTCCGGCCACCCTTTTTCTCCTGAATTTCCCGCTCTACCGGAAGACTCCCCAGGGGGCCGAACTCGGGAAGAGTCTAGGACCTGTCAGCCTTCTCATTCCAGCTCGCGATGAAGAGTCCAACCTTCCAGCCTGCCTCCAAAGCATTCAAGCGGCCAGCGAAGGCGTGGAGATCGAGGTCCTTGTCTTGGACGACGCTTCGACCGACCGCACCCCGGAGATCGTGGAGGAATTCGCTCGCGAGGACCCGAGGATTCGTTACGAAAGCGCCCCTCCCCTCCCCCCTGGATGGGTGGGAAAACCGCATGCCTGCGGCATTCTCGCGCAAAGAGCCCGCTATGATCGCCTTCTTTATTTGGATGCAGACGTTCGCTTAGAAAAAGGGGCCATCGCACGCATCCTCGCGTTCCAAGACCAGACCCAAGCCGAGTATGTGAGCGGCTTTCCCCGGCAAATCACCGGGACCTTGTTGGAGAAGCTTCTCATCCCTCTCATCCAATGGGTTCTGCTGGGCTTTCTTTCTCTCTTGGCCATGCGACTGGGCAAGAACGCCAACATGGCAGCCGGATGCGGTCAACTCCTCCTCGTGAAGCGGGCGGCCTACCAAGCCACCGGCGGTCATCATGCCATTTCCCAAACCGTCCACGATGCCCTCCAGCTGGCCCGCCTTTTCCGGAAACACGGCTACCGGACCGACCTCTTCGACGCCACGGACCTGGCCCACGTCCGCATGTATGACAACGCCCGCGATGTCTGGGAAGGCCTTCGCAAAAACGCTCGCGAGGGGGTGGCTTGGTTTCCCTTGCTCCCCTTCGTGACTCTCCTGCTCCTGGCGGGGCAGGTGGCGCCCTTCGCTCTCTTGCCCCTGTCTTTTGGCTGGATGACCGTGGCGACGCTGGTGGCGATTTATCTTCCCCGTTTGCTGGCTTGGGGGCGCTATCGACAATCGCTTCTAGGAGCCATTCTGCATCCGGTGGGCATTCTCCTGTTTCTGGCCATCCAATGGCACGCGATCTTTGTGCCTCGGGCCACCTGGCGGGGGCGGACGGTGAATTAG